The Aphelocoma coerulescens isolate FSJ_1873_10779 chromosome Z unlocalized genomic scaffold, UR_Acoe_1.0 ChrZ, whole genome shotgun sequence DNA window CTAGAACTGCCAGTGGTTTCCCAGCAGTTTGGCTCCATTTTCACCGGCACAGAATGGCTTCCTGCTTGCAAGAGGTGTGTGAATGGAAATGCTGAAGATAAAGTAAGGCCCTGGGGGAAGGCTGTGGGCGTAGGGAGTGTTGTTAGAGCTTTGAGGTGGAGAGTTTAGAGCGTGTTTTGCCTGGGTGTACAAAGCAAAGGCTCTCTgactctgtgtcctgggactgGCGCCCAAGCGAGCGGCGTAAGAGGCTCTTGCAAGCTCAGCTACGAATTCCTCTGATGTCCAGTCGCAAGGCGGTTTGGCCCCGCCCAGCTCTGTCATCCCAAAATCACTGTCTCATCGTTCCCGTTGTGGtctcctgccacagccttcTTTGGTTCACGGTTTTCCATGTCGTttcaggtggccataaagaaaatcaGTCTCCTGCGAGAGAGCAGCACCGAACTGTGCGTGAACGAAATCCAGGTCATGCGCGACAGTAAGAACGCCAACCTCGTCAACTACGTAGACAGGTGAGTGGTTCTGCTCTTCTGCCATGAAGGGTCATTGCCATCCTGCAAGCTAAAGGATCAGCCACTCCTTTGGTGGCTGGCAGAGAACAGAGCTGTTAATTCCTGTTTCTCTGCTGATCTACGGCGTCTTGGGAGGAGATTGCACTGGGGCTGCATTAATCTTTCCTGGCATACCTAGTTTGAAGTGCGCTTTCAAAGACCTGACTCGGCCCTACCTTACTGAGCCAACAGCCTCAAAGTTCCCCCCTCCCTGCACTTCATTTTCCAACAGGTTTGGGGCTTGATTTTTTCCCTCGGGTCTTAAGTGCTGACAAAGCACTGTAGATCTTATTTCCTTTGCCTGTTCCCAGTGTTTTGCATTGGTGTGGATACCAAGAAGGCTTTTAGACTGCACAGAGTTCAAGGCCTGTGGAGCCTAGTGAATGACTATTCActtgctcctgccttcctccgAGAGAGACACGGAGACAAGAATCCATCAGGTCATGTAACTGTGCGCATTCATCTCCACGCTGTTGTTTCCTCCTTTCAGCTACCTGGTGGACGAGGAGCTCTGGCTAGTGATGGAATACATGGACGGAGGCTCTTTACACGATGTCATTAGGGAGACTCGTATGGCAGAAGGAGAGATAGCAGCTGTCTctcgggaggtgagggatggcGCTTGTGCTTCCCGTGGCTTGGGCGGGATGGTCCTTCCCAACAGGTGGTAAGGAGAGGAGTGATTTCATCTTCCCAGCttgcttcctgcctttctgttacgactggcagcagcaagagcatcCGAAGTGCCTGCCAGCGTgcctgcccttctccagctgtgTTTGTTTGTGTCTGCCTCTCTGAACACTTGCCTGGACCCGAAGTGTACTGCATTCCTTCCCTGTAAGAGCAAACGGGTTGGTGGCACAATGTCAGACAAGTGGCAAAGACAAAGAGATACTCTCGGGACTCTCACAAAGCTCAGGCTCAAAGGAGATGCTTGCACCCAAAGTGGTGTTTGCAAAAGCATCCGCTGTCGTCTGGCTGGAgagagcacagcccctgcagcagcgCTCCTTCAGTGTGTGCTTGCAGGCCACTGGCCAGAGGAACAGTTGCCCTTTCTGTCTCAGAAGCGAATATGCATGCCCTCACTTAAAAAGGCACTGCTGTCCTCGTGTTGGAGCAGCAAGCTCTTGCCCTTGCCAGCAGCCTGTCCTGCCATGGCTCAGCATCCCCCAGCGAGTCGGTCTTGCAGGTTTGCCACTTCCCTGCTTGTAGGATGAAATCAGATGAGGAACTCTTAGGCTcgtgtttcttttctctctctcagtgcctgcaaggcCTGGATTTCCTTCACTCCAAGCAAGTGATCCACCGAGACATCAAAAGCCACAACATTCTCCTGGGCTTGGACGGATCTGTCAAGTTGGGTGGGTGTTGTTGGCCAGGCTCAGCCATGGCGGGCTGCGGTGTGGGGCTGCCTTTGAGTGACTGCCAGGTCCCCAAGAGTGGTGCCCGTGGCAGTGCAGGCTGCCCTGCTGcgagcacagagcacagctgcaaCGTGCAGGGAGGTGTGGCTGGGAAGAAGGTGTCAGGAGTGGCTCTGGATTGTGCGTGTCCCTTCGTTACGGGCTAAAGCTTCAGGGGACTGAAAGCCACTGCCCGAAACTGGGGGCTTTTGCTCAGTGGCCAATTCCGTATTTCCTCGGCTGCAGGCCGGAGGAATGCCAGCATGGCCCCTTTTGCAGCCAGATTCCACACTGCCTTCTGGGACGTTGGTACAGCGGGGAGTTCTTTGGTTTGCTTTCCTAATTCGGGGCCGACTTGACCAGAGggcttttttctcctcagctgattttggcctcgctgctcagctcacccctgagcagagCAAACGGAGATCAGCTGCCGGGACTACTCACTGGATGGCGCCAGAAATTTTCACCAGGAAGCCCtacggccccaaagtggacattTGGTCCTTTGGCATCGTGGGGATCGAGATGGTGGAAGGAGCGCCTCCTTACCTGATGAACACCTCTGCCATGGTACGCTGCAACTGCTCTCAGACTCTGCTGTCATTCTAACAAAGTCTGCCCCCGTTCTTCGGCCCGGGAAGATTGCCTAACACCTGAAGACGATAGGTTCCAGGCCGCATAGTCTCTCGTGCTTCTTGTCCAGACCGTCCCCTTGGCATTTACTCACAAACAGCACTAAAAAATCCTTTTGTGATGCCTTTTGCTTGATGGAAGCTCTGCCTAAGGGAGCAGTGAGCAGTGTATAATAATAGATATTATTTTATGTAATAATCCTTGGAAACTGTAGAGTTCGACCAAAGTCCCTCTTCCAAATTGCCTGTAAGAGCTGGTGTCGTTCCTCAGAGAAGCAAAGTGTGCTTTTGCCAATGgagttgctcccagtttggtCAGCCATTGACATCGGGGGCACAGCAGGAGCCTTTGCATAGTGGACTAGCTGTGGCTGTCTCTGGCTTTGGGCTCTTTTGTGTGGGGTAGGAAGGGCATGTCCAAGcctgtggcagggagggaagtgcCACTGGAGAGTGGAGCTTCTCCCGTGGGGTCTGGGTGAGCGGTTTGGCATACGAAGGAGACAGGCAGAGCGCGGCGTTTCCTTCTTCTCTAGGTTCGACAGCTGATAAGCACCGGGGGCACCCCGAAGCTGCAGAACCCCAGGCAGCAGTCCGCTTGGTTGCGAGacttcctgcactgctgcctggagacagacgaggacaggcgctggtctgcccaggagcttCTGCAGGTAAAAGGCCAAGCGGCTGCAGGGTGCGCCAGCTGCCCGCTGCCAGGGGCTTCCCATCCGCTCAATCCAAGGCGTCAGAGGGGCACCAGTCCTAGGAATCGCCAGTCTCGgggcttttcaaagaaaaacgaAGGAGAATCCTGGGTGGGGATGGGTTGGAAGGAGCCTTTCAAGGTCACCCAGACCAAGTGGTCCGCAAGGAGCAGGGACGTCGTCaagtagatcaggttgctcagggcctcaTCTGAGCTGACCTCGaatgttcccagggatggggctgcgaGCAGCTCTCTGGGCGACCTGTGCTGGTGTTGCAGCACTCTCGTCACAAAGAGTTTCTTCCTTAGACCTGATCTGAATCTGCCCTCTTTGTGTTGAGAGCTATTATCCCTTGTGCTAATGCGACTGTGCTTGCAAAAAAACATGTCCTCAACATGCTGTGAAGCCCCCTGGAAGTCTTGAAAGGCAGCAAGAAGGTGTGCCCAGGGCCTTCTCTTCTTGGGGCAGAACaagcccagctgtctcagcctttcctcagaggagaggtgctccatgctGAGATGGTCATTTCTGTGGCCCAGTTTTGCCCTTTGGGAACACACTCAGTGTAATGTGGTAGCAAAAGAAGTGAAGTAGAATAATAGCAGGTAGGGAGGGCTGAAAAGGTGGTGGAAGAAGCCAATGAAATCAGCTCCTGGCAATAATTTTGAGATTTGGgtgtgggaaggaaggaaggaagcaagcaagaacggagggaagggagggagggagggagggagggagggagggagggagggagggaaggaggggctTTGGGCAGCTCCCAGTGAGCCTCAGAGGGGCCTTGGCTTGGCCCTCCTGCCCCACTTGTAGAGGTTTGTGCCACCAAGGTGGGGACAGCTGAGCAGGACTTGGCCAGGCTGGCCCAttgctgcctggcacagccatgTAGACGACGTTGTGGCAGAGAGGGAGCGGCAGAAGGTGCCGCtcggctgtccctgctgtggagggaggtgccagcactgctcccccTTCAAGCCAGCGCTGAATCCGTCAGCCACTTGTGTCAGTGGTTTTCAGAACATGGGCCAAAATCCTACGGGGATCAGCCTTTCTCCAAGGGATTGGAGTTTCCTGAGGAATGCCTTACGCTCCTCACCTTTTTTTAGCAACTAAAATAGCCCATGACCTTAGAAAAGGGCAACCTCAAGAAGCCTGTTGAGTGTCCTGATGAAAGGAAGACATGCAAGCTGCATTCCCACAATGTGGGCACAACAAAAATCTCAAGAAGCTGCAGACACCTGCAGGATTAATGGATTTGTGGGATTGTGAGCCATGTTTTCCTATGGTAGCAAGGTCCTTGACGTGGAGACAGAGGTGCAGAGAGTGCCCTCATTTCTGCGTCTTTCTGGTAACCAGAGAAAGCCTGTTTGAGCCCATGAGGAGTGGAGTTGGGAAAGCAgaagttaattttttccttttctctttgggCAGCATCCGTTTGTAACCTCAGCCAAGCCGACCTCCAGCCTGACGCCTCTGATCATGGCAGCGCAGCAGTTTATGGCCGACAGGAGATACTAGCCCTGGAAGAGGCcacttgttgtttttttgtagtTGGTAGTTTTTTATAGTTGGGAGTTTTTTATAGTTTGTAGTTTACAGTTCATAGTTTgtagtttctaattttttagATTGATAGTCAAAATAAATACTCTATAAAACTTTCATTGGAAGACTCGCTTTGTTCTCACCCTGTGAATAGGCTCTAAATTTGCTTCTGAATGGTCAGGTGGTGCGTAAACATGGGAAGACGCATGGATGGCATTTGTGGCATGGTTTGGAAGTGGGCAAAAGTCTGCTTTCTTCGTTATCTCCAGGCTACAACCTCGTGTGGAGATACAGGCTCACAGCTGTGAACAGAGGAGGGCAAAACGGGGCAGAGCAgtggtgtcactgctggggaCGCCGCCGCCGTGGCCCTGGTTGTGTTGCAGCTCCTGGAAAGGTTGGGAGTGTCTGTGTTGctctgggcagaggggcagggagcCGGGCTTCTTTGCAGGCTGGGGCGCAGGTGAGCGTCCAGCGGGCACGCGAGTTCTGCCACGGGAACTGAGGCTGAGGCGAGGGAGTGACAACTTGTGCAGTTTGGATCTGCGTGAGCCATGgcttctctcagctcagcacccAGCATGAGGGACGCAACTGCCCAGACAGAGCTGGCCTGGGGTCACGCTGCATGAGagcttgggaggggacacagccagggcaggtgaCCTAAACTGGCCACAGGTATATTCCAGACCATTTGACATCCTGCTCAGTGTTTCAAGCTGGgcgcaggaaggagggaggaggggacgTTTGGAGTGacggcatttgtcttcccaagtcactgtgagGCGTGAGGGGACCCTGCCCTCCTGGAGACGcaaaacacctgcctgcccttggGAAATGGTGAAtgagttctttatttttctttgcttgagcGTGTGGCTTTTGCATTCCCTATGCAACTGAATCGATCTCAACCTgtgagttttccagcttttacccttccgATTGTCTCCCCAGGGAGCCAGAATGGCTGTGCGTGGtgcttggttgctggctggggttaaaccacagcatgagaaatagagaaaaagtgGTTTAAAAGCGAGAGGCAGAGGAATGAAGCTTCCAAACTTTGGGGCGgtggtggtttttctgttttcctaagcctgccttcctgcagccctcccagcacctgcTCTATTTGCTCTCTGCCTCACAGCTTCCAGTTTTGCTGGGACCGGCCCATTTGGGCCCActgctttcctcccagcagcaccttctGAGTTGTCCCACACTGTGTTggtactttcttttctttcgtcctttctttacATCCATAGCAGGCAGCTCTCTGTGGTGCATGGATGAGCGCAGGGAGGCTCCCAGAGGTGCACCTCAGATGGGCAAGTCTCCTTGGAGAtgccacagcactgcagcagcaggatgatgTGTATGCAGTGGATGAACTGTTGCTTGGCTTTCCATGTTTTCATCAATCCTACCCTTTGTAGGCCTGTGTCCCACCTTGTTCAGTGGCAAACATGTGGGGAAGAAGGTCTACAAAAGTGCTTCCTGAGGTTTTGTCCCCCAGCTATCATTGAAGGAGTGATTTCCTTTGTTGCTGCAATGTTCAGCTTCTCAGTGTTCAGCTTCTCAGCGTGGGCTATAGGGGCTTGGTGTGTTTTCAGAGTTACTCCTAGATGCCTTGAGGTTACGGGCTAGGAGggctttttgtgctgctttgcaggCTTTTTTTGGCGTTGGCTGTAGAGAAGGTCTGGTTCTATGCATGAATTCACAAAGCAGCCTAGAGCGGCCGCTATTGTGATGTCAGCGGCCGCATCCCGGCGTTGTCAAGGCAAAGCTGCCGTGCCGAGGCACGGAAGGCCTCagtgtgcagagcagctctgtggcgtGCTCACTGCAGGCGGACCCTGCTGATCGCggagggctctgccagcaggCTGCACCCTGACGGGACTCTTGAGTCTTTTTGGTTTTCCCCAGGAGTCTTGTCCGGTGCAAACTTGAGCAGCGCTGCTCGAGCCATGGAGGGAGTgtgtgctgcagtttgcacgGCATTTTCCGTGGCTTATTCTGGGTACTTTTTCACCCACCTGGCACGTAAGTAGACCTTTTTGTTCAGTGCAGCATATGGAAACCAAATTGCCATGAAGATGCCTTTAGTGGGGTAAAGCTGCTGTCAACAGCTCCAGCTAAGAAGGGCGTGTCTGTAGCCAGCAGGGCGTGGGCAGCATTTGTAATGTAGCCTGCAGGGGTTCTGCTCCCCCCCATCCCGGCAAGgcctgtggcagtggagtgtgCAGTCTCCTCAGTTTGCTGGCTGAAGCAAGACATCTTCCAAGATGGGAAGATGCGGAGAGCCTGGCAGGAGTCCTTGTAGAAACTGTGCGCTGCTCTCTAGGACTGAGGGGAAGCATCTTCTCCTCTGCATTCCCTCATCCCAAGGATGTGCCTGTGGAACTTGACATTTCCTGCGTGCTAAAAGAGCCgttggctctgtgctgaaatCCCAGAACCAGCTTGGCAAAGGCCTCTGAGATAGACATTTTTAGAAGAGTTCTTGTATGCTCCTGCAcgcaggagctgttcctgtgctgtgtcacagtAGAACTGCCACCACGGTTGAGGGGGACTTGGGGGAAGCTTTTCTGTGGAATCATTTTCAGCAAGCTCATGGGAATTGCTGTGTGCAATCTCTTCAGAAAACTGAAGTGCAGGAAGGGGAGGAGCTGTAGCTCCTGCTgggtggggtggggttgggCAGAAGCATTGACTACTACAGAACCACTTGGGCTTTCTTAGTCTCACGTTTCTGTGGCTTGAGTGGCCAAAGAGGACAACAGGTAGACACAAGGCAGCATTTTGTGCTGTTGTCTTGCTTGCTGTGTGGCACACGGGTTGCTGCTGGAGGGATgtagtgaaagcaaaacgctctcCCTTGGGTTGACTTCTTGGTGGGCTTGCCCAGTGCAGGCAGTTTTCTTACAGCATCTGGTTCTTCTTCCCTTGTGTGTTGCAGGTCACATTGCCCATGCCTGGAGAGAATCCGGTCCGTGGGTGAGTGGGAAAGGAGCCTTTGGCGTTGGTAGCATTTGACGACTTGGAGCAAGCTGTGAGCTGGGCCTGTTGCAGTCCAGTGCCAGCCTGGTCAGATGAACGAAAGTACAGTCCAGGCTctgtgcaacagcagcagcagcagcagcagcagcagcagcagcagcagcagcagcagcagcagcagctgcaggggatcCCTGCCTGTTTTGTCTCCATGTTCCATTTCAGAGCTTTTGATCAGATGAAAGTGGGGTTGCTTGGTGCTTTGAGCCATGATGGAATTTCTCCTGTACAAGAGAGTGCGGTCGCATCTACTTGGCCCATTTTACTTGAGTTTGAACAACTGAGGATCCCATTTCTCTGCAGATGATTTCTCCTTAGTGCATCTGGGTCTAGAGCAGAGTATAAAGAAGGTTGCTTGTCCCTCAtgctgctgtctgtctgcagagCACAAAACAAACCTCGGAGCGTCCTCTGGCTGTGTGTCTTCCTGAAGACGAGGCCAAAGGGGAGGAAGATGCCAACCCAGCTGCATCTGCTGCCACCGCAGGGCCTGAGCATCCAGCATCAGTAagtggcagctctgggaagccCTGTGGCTggagcaaagcagagctgcaggtttCTGATCAGACAGCATCTCCCATGTGTGGCTGAAGATGCTGAGGCCTGGAATCTTTTCAGCGCTTCCAGAGCGCTTCCCCCAGCCACGAGCCCTTGAAAAGGGGTGTGGAACTCGGATGTTTAGACATCAGTTTCCCACTATTCTGACAGGGGCTGTGAATTTGTCTTAGCAAGAGACAAGAGGTAGCATTAGGATGTCTTTGCCCTGGGGTACAAGGGAGGCCCTTTGTGCCCTGTGGCTGTGCAGGCTCTCTGTCAAAGATGCAGTTCAAAGCAGTGCAAAGATGCAGTTCACAGCCTCGCAGGGCATGGAGGAGTCACTGTCCCCAGGAGGGACCTGGCGCTCTCCATGGAGCAGCTGTCAGTAGCTAAAGGAACAGCTGAGATACAGCGGGGTCTGCCGCTGAATATATCTAAAGGTTCTGCCTGACAGGTTCCTCCCTGTCCCTCATGCTGCTGTCTGTCCACAGAGCACAGGGGCAGCGTCAgcacctgctctggctgcctctgTACCCGAGGAAGAGGCTAAAGAGGAGGAGGGTGCCAAGGAACCTGCCCCTGCGGTCAGCCCACGGCCTGAGCAGCTCACATCAGTAAGTGCCTGCTTTGGTTAGCAGTGTCTTTGGTGTCATTTAGTCCCTCGTGTAAAAGCAGCCTTTGGATTTTGCGCCTTGAGTTGGAGAAGTGGGCAGCAAAAGCCGAGAGGTGAAGAGCCCTGGATGTGGCCGGCAGCATCTTCCTAGGGGCTTGCATTTGAAATGGGATCAGAGGGGCATCTCTGCCAGGCACCCTTCTGACCCAAAGTCATTTCTTGTCCCAGAGCTCCACCTCCTCTGTCCTGGCACCTGCacgggctgcagctgcaggctctgaagaaGCCTCCAGTCCCCGAGCTGGAAACTCGAGCACGAGCAGCTCGTGCACCTGGAGCACAAGCAGCTCGTGCACCTGGAGCACAAGCAgttcctctggcagcactgaggaCCTGCAGGAGAAGACAGAGGAGGAGTGCCTGGCCATGCTGAGTATGTCCTGTGTATTCCTTGTCTGCTGGAGCAGTGccttgtgtgtgcatgtgtcagcATGAGCTCCTCCCACCTCCTGTTCTCCTCAGCGGAGTGTCGGGTCCTGAGGCCTCCACACAGGACCTGTTGTTGTGCTTTGAGGTGGCGAGAGAGCACCTCAGAGGCTCTCctgcctctgagggcagctCGGCCTGGCTTGGCTTTGCCTGAGCTGCCCTCTGTGCAGAAGGGAAGCAAGAGATTGTTTCTGGCTgagcaggaggctgtgaccTAGCGAATGAGTGGGCCTCAAGGAGCTCTCTGGGCCCAGCTCCTGGGGGGCACAGCCAAGGTCATCTTCAGAAGGTAGCCCGGTCCTAAAAGATGAGGGACCTCATTCCTAAAGCCCATGCAATGGGTTATAAGATGAGCTGCTGCTCTTGAAAGGGAGAAAGGCATTGTTTAGGCAAAGTGCTGAAAGGTGGAGATCGTGCCTCTGCTGGAAGCACTTTGCAATATTCTTCCTGTTCTGGAAAGGGCAGCTGTTGATAAAAATTGATTCCAGAACCCAAGATGCCTGCCTTTACATTTGCAAGGATTAAAGCTTTGGTTGAATGTCACAGAGTGTTTATTCCCAAGAACAGAAAGGTTTTGTTCTTCCTGCTGCCCTTAATGTTTCTAGACAACAATCACTTCTCTTGGTTACTGCTGTCTTTTCTGATCCGTGTCTCCTCTGACTGATTCTCCATGTGCTTAGTTTTTAGTTTGGACAGTCAGGCTTTGCGCAGGcaatctgtgctgcagagctgactgttttgttgctgttttgttgctgtggtggtagtggtggtggtgttgtAGTGGTGCGGTTGTTGTTGTGGTTCGCTGAGTGACTGAGAAGAAAGGGCCTGGTGTCCCCAAGGAGAGCGGGGAGAGAGAGTGGGGCTGCCTTTCTGATCTGCTGCAGGGTGGGATCTCTGTTGTGAAGTGAGCATCTTTCCTTTGGTTTCTTTCAGGGATGCTGGTGAGCGAAGGAGATCCCGAGGCTAAATACACAGAACTGGAAACTATTGGCAAAGGGTGAGTGCAGCCACCGTTCCTTCTTCAAAGGGAGGGGCTGTGTATTTTGCTGGTGTCACATCTCCCCAGCGTGACGTCAGGCAAGCTCCAAAGCTGTTCAGACACTGCGTTGAGATGCTCCCGTCCCTCAGTACTGGTCAGCGTTTATAGCTGTGGTCCGAAGGCATGGCAAAGACACCTGGATGCTGGCAATGTCTTTTCTGCGGCAAAGAGCAGCGCCTGGCAGATCTCCTGTCCCTCAAGTGTGTGGCACCTCTTTGCCGCTTTTCTTCGCAGAAACCATTTTTACGTGTCCCAAAAGAATACAGAAGATGTGGGAATGAAAGGAGCAAAAAGTGTGCTGCCTCAAAGGTCAAGttagcagctgagagctgccagAGAACAGCTGTCAGTAGCATTTCTTTCCAATATTTTGCTGAAAACAAGATTCAGTGCTCAGGATGACCGTCACCTAGTCTAGAAGCCAAAAGcagaggtgaaagaagcaacTCTCTTTTatagctgaggtggcaaaagcCAAAGCTTCAGGGAAGCGCCGGTGCCGATGCACTCtagaggaaaaggcatcacctgcCTGATGGCAGAGCCCTCATGGATCCTGTGGGGATTTGGCCTTTCCTGCAAAGAATCCCCCAAGCTGTTCCCTTTTgaaagccagctctgctgactGTAAATGGGATGGATTTGCAGCATTTCCTCTGGGAGCAGCCAAGTGTACAAGAACTCGCCTGAGGAGTAGAGTCCTTCCTGTGTCTGGGGCACCgaagagaagcagctgctgatggCTCTGGACCCGGAATGAAGCTGTCTAGGGATGCCCTGTGTAGAGTACTTCTCCATTTGTGTGTGCAACAATGGAGGCCTTcggctgctctggctgtggcTGGAGACTACTTTCCTTGGCAGCTGGAGGAAGGATCTGTCTCTAGATCTTTTCCTCCAATGGCTGTTCCGTGAGTTCAGGCTTCTCAGAAGGCCTGTGTGGTGTTGCCTGAGTTTGGCAGATAGACTCcaaggagaggtgtgg harbors:
- the LOC138103863 gene encoding serine/threonine-protein kinase PAK 3-like — encoded protein: MPGENPVRGPVPAWSDERKYSPGSVQQQQQQQQQQQQQQQQQQQLQGIPACFVSMFHFRAFDQMKSTKQTSERPLAVCLPEDEAKGEEDANPAASAATAGPEHPASSTGAASAPALAASVPEEEAKEEEGAKEPAPAVSPRPEQLTSSSTSSVLAPARAAAAGSEEASSPRAGNSSTSSSCTWSTSSSCTWSTSSSSGSTEDLQEKTEEECLAMLRMLVSEGDPEAKYTELETIGKGGFGTVCTAVDTATGEEVAIKKISLLRESSTELCVNEIQVMRDSKNANLVNYVDSYLVDEELWLVMEYMDGGSLHDVIRETRMAEGEIAAVSRECLQGLDFLHSKQVIHRDIKSHNILLGLDGSVKLADFGLAAQLTPEQSKRRSAAGTTHWMAPEIFTRKPYGPKVDIWSFGIVGIEMVEGAPPYLMNTSAMVRQLISTGGTPKLQNPRQQSAWLRDFLHCCLETDEDRRWSAQELLQHPFVTSAKPTSSLTPLIMAAQQFMADRRY